In one window of Haloprofundus halophilus DNA:
- a CDS encoding PaaI family thioesterase, translating into MDDSESFPSDAAALLQQFIEQEHGYLSWLNTRVDSIERGRVTMSIPYDEKLTNTTSPPTIHGGVAATLVDTVGGVAQRSTFENPAQGGVATVNLNVNYLRRASGDLTATAEVVRAGGSIGVSEITVESPTPDGGTEAVATGQAAYRLFR; encoded by the coding sequence ATGGACGACTCCGAATCGTTCCCGTCGGACGCCGCTGCGCTCCTCCAGCAGTTCATCGAACAGGAACACGGCTACCTCTCGTGGTTGAACACGCGCGTCGACAGCATCGAGCGCGGACGCGTCACGATGTCGATTCCGTACGACGAGAAACTCACCAACACCACGTCGCCGCCGACTATCCACGGGGGCGTCGCCGCGACGCTCGTCGACACCGTCGGCGGCGTCGCCCAGCGGTCGACGTTCGAGAACCCGGCGCAGGGCGGCGTCGCCACCGTGAACCTGAACGTCAACTATCTGCGCCGCGCCTCGGGCGACCTGACGGCGACGGCGGAGGTCGTCCGCGCGGGCGGGAGCATCGGCGTCAGCGAGATCACCGTCGAGAGTCCGACCCCCGACGGGGGGACCGAGGCCGTCGCCACCGGACAGGCCGCCTACCGACTGTTCAGGTGA
- a CDS encoding cysteine hydrolase family protein, whose translation MYDSDRTAVVVVDMQNGFCHPDGSLYAPASEEAIDPVSTLVDRAHDAGARVVFTRDVHPPEQFDGNHYYDEFDRWGEHVVEGTWEAELVDELDVREDDHVVTKHTYDAFYRTELEGWLNAHGVRDLLICGTLANVCVLHTAGSAGLRDFRPILVTDALGYIEEGHKEYAVDHADWLFGETTTLDDVTFDRVT comes from the coding sequence ATGTACGATTCGGACCGAACCGCCGTCGTCGTCGTCGACATGCAGAACGGCTTCTGTCACCCCGACGGCAGCCTCTACGCCCCCGCCAGCGAGGAAGCCATCGACCCGGTATCGACGCTCGTCGACCGCGCGCACGACGCCGGCGCGCGCGTCGTCTTCACCCGCGACGTCCACCCGCCCGAACAGTTCGACGGCAACCACTACTACGACGAGTTCGACCGCTGGGGCGAACACGTCGTCGAAGGGACGTGGGAGGCCGAACTCGTCGACGAACTCGACGTCCGCGAGGACGACCACGTCGTCACCAAACACACGTACGACGCGTTCTACCGGACCGAACTGGAGGGCTGGCTGAACGCCCACGGCGTGAGGGACCTGCTCATCTGCGGGACGCTGGCGAACGTCTGCGTGCTCCACACCGCCGGGAGCGCCGGGCTCCGCGACTTCCGGCCGATTCTCGTCACGGACGCGCTCGGCTACATCGAGGAGGGGCACAAGGAGTACGCCGTCGACCACGCCGACTGGCTGTTCGGCGAGACGACGACGCTCGACGACGTGACGTTCGACCGAGTCACCTGA
- a CDS encoding Hvo_1808 family surface protein, protein MRSTLAVAVAVLMVLSGCAGFVGSEESTPAAPDGADDTPSSATDAADSAASTDDAPPAGDAPGSGDAMAQSPPDPDSDRLGWEGGYWYNETLSVDQSDGLNESELDAVVNRSMARVERIRGLEFEQSVPVEVISRAEFRNQSAGGGANYPPQRRAFDNAKFEALFMINESTDSIAVQNSNTGASVGGYYSPAEKRIVIVSENTTSPKLNEVTLSQELFHALQDQQFDLTRYNQSTQERHNAVDGLVEGDGNYVDWLYEQRCDGEWDCLEDSARGGGGDGLANYGPYLIQYQPYSDGPAFVRQLRERGGWEAVNAAYENPPASTEQVIHPDRYPNDTPVDPIVTDRTSGTWQQLEPEGRPNYGELGEAGVNAMLVYPLYETRGQTQIIPAQQWYNLNESGEVEEFDPFNYDHPYTDGFRGDRFVAYQNDAGETGYVWKLVWDNSSQAGEFLDGYERLLQFRSAREVRDASGPGTVYRIAEGDNGFADAFRVVHDGDTVYIVNAPTVDQLSNVRATQS, encoded by the coding sequence ATGCGAAGTACTCTCGCGGTTGCGGTTGCCGTGCTGATGGTGTTGTCGGGTTGTGCCGGATTCGTCGGTTCGGAGGAATCGACGCCCGCCGCCCCCGACGGCGCGGACGACACACCGTCGAGTGCCACGGACGCGGCCGATTCGGCCGCTTCGACCGACGACGCCCCGCCGGCCGGTGACGCGCCCGGTTCCGGCGACGCGATGGCACAGTCCCCGCCGGACCCCGACTCCGACAGACTCGGTTGGGAGGGCGGCTACTGGTACAACGAGACGCTCTCGGTCGACCAGTCCGACGGCCTCAACGAATCGGAACTCGACGCGGTCGTCAATCGCTCGATGGCGCGCGTCGAGCGGATTCGCGGCCTGGAGTTCGAGCAGTCGGTCCCCGTCGAAGTGATCTCGCGGGCGGAGTTCCGCAATCAGTCCGCGGGAGGCGGCGCGAACTACCCGCCGCAGCGCCGCGCGTTCGACAACGCGAAGTTCGAGGCGCTGTTCATGATCAACGAGTCGACCGACTCCATCGCCGTCCAGAACTCGAACACCGGAGCCTCCGTCGGCGGCTACTACAGCCCCGCCGAGAAGCGCATCGTCATCGTGAGCGAGAACACCACCTCGCCGAAACTGAACGAGGTGACGCTCTCGCAGGAACTGTTCCACGCGCTGCAGGACCAGCAGTTCGACCTGACGCGCTACAACCAGTCGACGCAAGAGAGACACAACGCCGTCGACGGCCTCGTCGAGGGCGACGGCAACTACGTCGACTGGCTCTACGAACAGCGCTGCGACGGCGAGTGGGACTGTCTCGAAGACAGCGCCCGAGGCGGCGGTGGCGACGGTCTCGCCAACTACGGCCCGTACCTCATCCAGTACCAACCCTACAGCGACGGTCCCGCGTTCGTCCGACAACTCCGCGAGCGCGGCGGCTGGGAGGCGGTCAACGCCGCCTACGAGAACCCGCCCGCCAGTACCGAACAGGTCATCCACCCCGACCGGTACCCCAACGACACGCCGGTCGACCCCATCGTGACCGACCGCACGAGCGGCACGTGGCAGCAACTCGAACCCGAAGGTCGGCCGAACTACGGCGAACTCGGGGAAGCGGGCGTGAACGCGATGCTCGTCTACCCACTCTACGAGACGAGGGGGCAGACGCAGATAATCCCCGCCCAGCAGTGGTACAACCTCAACGAGAGCGGCGAAGTCGAGGAGTTCGACCCGTTCAACTACGACCACCCGTACACCGACGGCTTCCGCGGTGACCGCTTCGTCGCCTACCAGAACGACGCCGGCGAGACGGGGTACGTCTGGAAGCTCGTCTGGGACAACTCCTCGCAGGCCGGCGAGTTCCTCGACGGCTACGAGCGACTCCTCCAGTTCCGCAGCGCGCGAGAAGTCCGAGACGCCTCCGGGCCGGGGACCGTCTACCGAATCGCCGAGGGCGACAACGGCTTCGCCGACGCGTTCCGCGTCGTCCACGACGGCGACACCGTCTACATCGTCAACGCGCCGACCGTAGACCAACTTTCGAACGTCCGCGCGACGCAGTCGTAG
- a CDS encoding Hvo_1808 family surface protein, producing the protein MYTRITVALVACVVLAGCAAPLTDGSPFDGGFGQSDGEDRLGWENGYAADDSLNVDQSDGLNETEREAFVARTMARVELVRQLEFEEPVPVEVISREEYRQQRGGATDPAYEAWNNQVWESLLLVGEDRNVSDVMDSVYGGSVLGYYSPSEDRIVIVSDSETPVIDRTTLAHELVHALQDQHFGLESGAATQDGQLARNGIVEGDARYTETLYEQRCGTEWDCVPRPNSGGGGGGDSGAPGVFLTIYTPYADGPQFVHELHQEGGWEAVDAVYEEKPQSTEQIIHPAKYPDERPVNVSVEDRSSEEWSRFDTRPVADTVGEASLYAMFWQNGHISRESLRNSPDEYSPYNYSHPATEGWAGDAVVPYESDDGEYGYVFESEWDSERDARQFADAYRATLTNRLGAQRVGDGVYRVPDDSSFGDAFRVRQEGTTVSVVNAPTTGQLDSVHASE; encoded by the coding sequence GTGTACACGCGCATCACAGTCGCACTCGTCGCCTGCGTGGTCCTCGCCGGGTGCGCTGCACCGTTGACGGACGGGTCGCCGTTCGACGGCGGGTTCGGGCAAAGCGACGGCGAAGACCGCCTCGGCTGGGAGAACGGCTACGCCGCCGACGATTCCCTGAACGTCGACCAGTCCGACGGGTTGAACGAGACCGAGCGCGAGGCGTTCGTCGCCCGGACGATGGCCCGCGTCGAACTGGTCCGGCAGTTGGAGTTCGAAGAACCGGTCCCGGTCGAGGTCATCTCCCGCGAGGAGTACAGACAGCAACGGGGCGGAGCGACGGACCCAGCGTACGAAGCGTGGAACAACCAGGTTTGGGAGTCGCTGTTGCTCGTCGGCGAGGACCGGAACGTCTCGGACGTGATGGACTCCGTCTACGGCGGCTCTGTGTTGGGGTACTACTCGCCGAGCGAGGACCGTATCGTCATCGTCAGCGACTCCGAGACGCCCGTCATCGACCGGACGACGCTGGCGCACGAACTCGTCCACGCGCTGCAGGACCAACACTTCGGCCTCGAGAGCGGCGCGGCGACGCAGGACGGCCAGCTCGCGCGAAACGGCATCGTCGAGGGCGACGCCCGCTACACCGAGACGCTGTACGAACAGCGCTGCGGCACCGAGTGGGACTGCGTCCCCCGGCCGAACAGCGGCGGCGGTGGCGGCGGCGACAGCGGCGCACCCGGCGTCTTCCTCACCATCTACACGCCGTACGCCGACGGCCCGCAGTTCGTTCACGAACTCCACCAAGAGGGCGGCTGGGAGGCGGTCGACGCCGTCTACGAGGAGAAACCGCAGAGCACCGAACAGATAATCCACCCGGCGAAGTATCCCGACGAGCGACCGGTCAACGTCAGCGTCGAGGACCGCTCCTCCGAGGAGTGGTCGCGCTTCGACACCCGACCCGTCGCCGACACCGTCGGCGAGGCGTCGCTGTACGCGATGTTCTGGCAGAACGGCCACATCAGCCGGGAGAGCCTCCGGAACAGCCCCGACGAGTACTCGCCGTACAACTACTCGCACCCGGCGACCGAGGGGTGGGCCGGCGACGCCGTCGTCCCCTACGAGAGTGACGACGGCGAGTACGGCTACGTGTTCGAGAGCGAGTGGGATTCGGAGCGGGACGCCCGCCAGTTCGCCGACGCCTACCGCGCGACGCTGACGAACCGCCTCGGCGCGCAGCGGGTCGGCGACGGCGTCTACCGCGTCCCCGACGACAGCTCGTTCGGCGACGCGTTCCGAGTACGACAGGAGGGAACGACGGTCTCCGTCGTCAACGCACCGACGACCGGGCAGTTGGACTCGGTCCACGCGTCGGAGTGA
- a CDS encoding universal stress protein, which yields MPREVLIPTDGSPLSKDAFEHATATFPDGNITLLHVIDPRHTAPDDDELSSERVFAELLDAAERRGIEVETETRVGHPSREIVTYSEQNGVDEIVMGSHGRERTSRILFGSVAERVLRRAPVPVTIVHPHRRTGEKHHLVAVDGSEQSRRALEYAFSVFPDVETTILHAIDPMETHYGEGQLVYSEAEYEQIEEEAERLLADAQDLAREYDASVTATTITEWGPNEPADAILDYVENNDIDHVIVGSHGRSGASRLLLGSVAETVARRSPAPVTVVR from the coding sequence ATGCCACGGGAAGTGTTGATACCAACGGACGGGTCGCCGCTCTCGAAGGACGCGTTCGAACACGCGACGGCGACGTTCCCCGACGGAAACATCACCCTGCTTCACGTCATCGACCCTCGACACACCGCCCCGGACGACGACGAACTGAGCTCCGAACGGGTGTTCGCGGAATTGCTCGACGCCGCCGAGCGCCGCGGTATCGAGGTCGAAACCGAGACGCGAGTCGGTCACCCGAGCCGCGAGATCGTGACCTACAGCGAGCAGAACGGCGTCGACGAGATCGTGATGGGAAGCCACGGCCGAGAGCGGACGTCACGAATCCTGTTCGGGAGCGTCGCCGAGCGCGTCCTGCGACGAGCGCCCGTCCCGGTCACTATCGTTCACCCGCACCGACGGACGGGCGAGAAGCACCACCTCGTCGCGGTCGACGGCTCGGAACAGTCGAGGAGAGCGCTCGAATACGCCTTCTCCGTCTTTCCCGACGTCGAAACGACGATACTCCACGCGATCGACCCGATGGAGACGCACTACGGCGAGGGGCAGTTGGTCTACTCCGAAGCGGAGTACGAGCAGATCGAGGAGGAAGCCGAGCGGTTGCTGGCGGACGCACAGGACCTCGCGCGGGAGTACGACGCCAGCGTGACGGCGACGACGATCACCGAATGGGGGCCGAACGAGCCTGCGGATGCGATTCTCGACTACGTGGAAAACAACGACATCGACCACGTGATTGTGGGGAGCCACGGTCGGTCTGGTGCGTCTCGGCTCCTCCTCGGAAGTGTCGCAGAAACCGTCGCGAGGCGGTCTCCCGCGCCCGTGACCGTCGTCCGGTGA
- a CDS encoding nicotinate phosphoribosyltransferase, protein MSDSEFDIVGPEAIREGRATDAYFDRTETTLRHAGKNPPVVAEVTADQFPSGDFELLGGVKDAAALLAPLDVRVDALPEGTLFDGGPVMRIEGDYLEFARYETSLLGFLSHASGVATAALETRVAAPESNVLSFGARHVHPSIAAMVERSALLGGLDGFSHVAAGDVLGREASGTMPHALLLCFGRGNQEEAWLAFDEAVPEDVPRVALCDTFSDEKDEVVRAAEALGDRLSGVRLDTTSSRRGDFRHIVREVRWELEARGIDGIDIFVSGGLGPADLRHLRDAVDGFGVGGYVSNADPVDFALDIVEIDGEAIAKRGKLSGVKEVYRTPDGRHHVGLRGAEPPADGESLMEPLVRGGEVVRSFDVDAAAERALADAAKTGFGGE, encoded by the coding sequence ATGAGCGACAGCGAGTTCGACATCGTCGGTCCCGAGGCCATCCGCGAGGGCCGCGCGACCGACGCCTACTTCGACCGGACCGAGACGACGCTCCGACACGCGGGCAAGAACCCGCCCGTCGTCGCCGAAGTCACCGCCGACCAGTTCCCCTCCGGCGACTTCGAGCTACTCGGCGGCGTGAAAGACGCCGCCGCGCTGTTGGCTCCTCTGGACGTCCGCGTCGACGCCCTCCCCGAGGGGACGCTGTTCGACGGCGGCCCGGTGATGCGAATCGAGGGCGACTACCTCGAGTTCGCGCGCTACGAAACGTCTCTCTTGGGCTTTCTCTCGCACGCATCCGGCGTCGCCACCGCGGCGCTCGAAACCCGGGTCGCCGCCCCGGAGTCGAACGTCCTCTCGTTCGGCGCGCGCCACGTCCACCCCTCCATCGCGGCGATGGTCGAGCGCAGTGCGCTCCTCGGCGGCCTCGACGGCTTCTCGCACGTCGCCGCCGGCGACGTGCTCGGCCGCGAGGCCAGCGGGACGATGCCGCACGCGCTGCTGCTCTGTTTCGGCCGCGGCAATCAGGAGGAGGCGTGGCTGGCGTTCGACGAGGCGGTGCCCGAGGACGTGCCGCGCGTCGCGCTCTGCGACACGTTCTCCGACGAGAAGGACGAGGTCGTCCGCGCGGCGGAGGCGCTCGGCGACCGTCTCTCCGGTGTGCGCCTCGACACGACGAGTTCGCGCCGCGGCGACTTCCGCCACATCGTCCGCGAGGTGCGCTGGGAACTGGAGGCCCGCGGCATCGACGGCATCGACATCTTCGTCAGCGGCGGTCTCGGCCCGGCGGACCTCCGCCACCTCCGCGACGCGGTCGACGGCTTCGGCGTCGGCGGCTACGTCTCGAACGCCGACCCCGTCGACTTCGCGCTCGACATCGTCGAAATCGACGGCGAGGCCATCGCCAAGCGGGGCAAACTCTCCGGCGTCAAGGAGGTGTACCGGACGCCCGACGGCCGCCACCACGTCGGTCTCCGCGGGGCGGAGCCCCCGGCGGACGGCGAGTCGCTGATGGAGCCGCTGGTCCGCGGCGGCGAGGTCGTCCGGTCGTTCGACGTCGACGCGGCCGCCGAGCGCGCGCTGGCCGACGCGGCGAAGACCGGGTTCGGCGGGGAGTAG
- a CDS encoding TIGR00296 family protein, whose amino-acid sequence MSEAQTIRLSYEDGARAVELARESVESFVLHGQREQPGSMRDAFYARTGAFVRLQSTRGRRQLRGCAGAYRGKDQLGHAIVDAAIQAASGDSCGSEVEPPELPNLNISVCIVNNTILTNDPLTDLELGTHGVAVDSGGQHGWLYPTIPVENGWSKEEYLTRVCRKARLSPFAWKDDDTMVTLFEGQVFRERSDGGSVQEL is encoded by the coding sequence ATGTCCGAGGCGCAGACCATACGCCTCTCCTACGAGGATGGGGCTCGAGCGGTCGAACTCGCTCGGGAATCGGTCGAATCGTTCGTTTTGCACGGTCAACGAGAGCAACCGGGAAGCATGCGCGACGCGTTCTACGCTCGAACGGGCGCTTTCGTCCGGTTGCAGTCCACACGAGGGCGAAGACAGCTCCGCGGCTGTGCGGGAGCCTATCGAGGGAAGGACCAGCTCGGTCACGCGATCGTCGACGCCGCCATCCAAGCGGCGTCGGGCGACTCGTGCGGCTCGGAAGTCGAACCGCCGGAGCTTCCGAATCTGAACATCTCGGTCTGCATCGTCAACAACACGATTCTCACCAACGACCCCCTCACTGACCTCGAACTCGGTACCCACGGGGTCGCCGTCGACAGCGGCGGACAACACGGCTGGCTCTACCCGACGATTCCCGTCGAGAACGGCTGGAGCAAAGAGGAGTACCTCACGCGCGTCTGCCGGAAGGCGCGGCTCTCGCCGTTCGCCTGGAAGGACGACGACACGATGGTGACGCTCTTCGAGGGCCAAGTGTTCCGCGAGCGGTCCGACGGCGGCAGCGTCCAGGAACTGTAA